From one Musa acuminata AAA Group cultivar baxijiao chromosome BXJ2-6, Cavendish_Baxijiao_AAA, whole genome shotgun sequence genomic stretch:
- the LOC103988478 gene encoding NAC domain-containing protein 30-like codes for MEVDSCVPPGFRFHPTEEELVGYYLATKVASQKIDLVVIKDVDLYGIEPWDLQVSCRHGHDEQREWYLFSHKDRKYPSGTRTNRATAAGFWKATGRDKPVISSSRFIGLRKTLVFDKGRAPNGRKTDWLMHEYRLQSSELASSQEEGWVVCRAFQKPTPTQRPCASNVSATYNNSLETTVSMRGNFCDERAVGYSIIPRAEILEGDVVGNDETSAGKKRSNRNGHMMDWKVLDKLLSLSQSNESSTACFLP; via the exons ATGGAGGTGGACTCTTGCGTTCCACCTGGTTTCAGATTCCACCCCACCGAGGAAGAGCTCGTCGGATACTACCTTGCGACGAAGGTGGCTTCTCAGAAGATCGATCTTGTTGTCATTAAGGATGTCGATCTCTACGGAATAGAACCATGGGATCTCCAAGTTTC GTGCAGGCATGGGCATGACGAGCAAAGGGAGTGGTACTTGTTCAGCCACAAGGACAGGAAGTATCCAAGTGGAACTCGCACCAACAGAGCCACCGCTGCTGGATTCTGGAAAGCAACGGGGCGAGACAAACCGGTGATTTCGAGCTCCCGATTCATAGGGTTGAGGAAGACTCTTGTGTTCGACAAGGGAAGAGCTCCAAATGGGAGGAAGACCGATTGGCTCATGCATGAATACCGTCTTCAATCCAGTGAACTTGCATCTTCTCAG GAAGAAGGTTGGGTCGTATGTAGAGCATTCCAAAAGCCAACACCTACTCAAAGGCCATGCGCCAGCAATGTTAGTGCTACCTACAACAACAGTCTTGAAACCACAGTGAGCATGAGAGGCAACTTTTGTGATGAGAGAGCTGTTGGGTATAGCATCATTCCACGGGCGGAGATTCTTGAAGGTGATGTCGTAGGCAATGATGAGACGAGTGCCGGTAAGAAGAGAAGCAACCGTAATGGGCATATGATGGATTGGAAGGTTTTGGACAAGTTGCTCTCCTTGTCACAGTCTAATGAATCAAGCACAGCATGTTTTCTTCCATAG